From Solanum lycopersicum chromosome 4, SLM_r2.1:
GCCTTGTTAAAATGGGTTAAAGTTCTTCATTACTTGGAAAAGCAAAAACAACTTCATAGATACAGCAAAAGATCAAATTAGACAGTTTCTGATTATCAAGAGATGAAAAGAAGCCATTTTTAAGCCATTGGAACACAGAAATAAGATAAatcttcaacaaaataaaaCTGTTCTTCACATTCATAGATTCAGAAACAAGATATTTCATAGATTCagaaacataatcataactaaAATAGTATTAATACCCAATAACAGAGATCTAAAGTTTTAACCACCGAACCCATAGAGAGTTCTTCCTTGTCTCTTCAAAGCATAAACAACATCCATAGCAGTAACAGTCTTCCTCCTAGCATGTTCTGTGTAGGTAACAGAATCACGAATCACGTTCTCCAAAAAGATCTTAAGAACACCTCTTGTCTCTTCATAAATCAACCCACTGATTCTCTTCACTCCACCTCTTCTTGCCAACCTCCTAATAGCAGGCTTGGTGATACCCTGGATGTTGTCACGAAGCACCTTACGATGACGTTTTGCTCCACCCTTTCCTAATCCCTTGCCACCCTTTCCACGGCCAGacatttttgacaaattttgaGAGATTAATCAGAGAGAAAAATGAGAGATTGGATGATGGAGAGAATTGAGCTGAGCTAGGGTTTAtataaaaggggaaaaaatttGGAGGGGGGTTGAATTTTTTGAGCGGAAGATATTGGCGGTTGATTGAATTTCTATGAAATTTGAAATGGACGGCTAGAGATTGCGATCCGCATGATAGCTTACGGATTATTATGGACCGTTGATTAAGTGGAATTCAACGGATGGTAATTGTTTTTATTCTCACATGGATCGATGACGTGGATTAGTCAAATTTGATaccttccttccttaattacctgttcatttttaaaaattttaaaatgaccccagtctttattaattagtttaaactttaaaagatagaacttattttacaattttatactttttagttcttcaactttataattaataagaataaaatgataaaatttatatatgtcaATTAAAAAGTGAACAATTAATTAGGTACATAGAGGATAAGTTAAACGAGTAG
This genomic window contains:
- the LOC544081 gene encoding histone H4 — translated: MSGRGKGGKGLGKGGAKRHRKVLRDNIQGITKPAIRRLARRGGVKRISGLIYEETRGVLKIFLENVIRDSVTYTEHARRKTVTAMDVVYALKRQGRTLYGFGG